In the Arachis ipaensis cultivar K30076 chromosome B04, Araip1.1, whole genome shotgun sequence genome, atatttttctctttttatttttatttttgcaattTAATGCTTCAGATGTTGTTTGCAAAAATTAAATTAGTCAACAACAGCAGTTATGAACAAactgaaaatattttaaaaccatCTTTTAGAATCTTACTAATATGTATCTTAAATACTAGAGcatcattaaaaaatattttattaaaaatattcaaaacataaattttttaatttttcatatattgagcacataaaaaaaattaaaagagcttcaattattatattcttaagctaaatccttttttattttaagaaaaaatataataatttatctATATTTGGTTGATTTAACTTATTTTAAGACTTATTTTTCTTAAAAGAAATTTTTATGCATAATTCTTATATATCATAAAAAGTTACCAAATTCAACTCACATACATTAATTAAAGTGTATACaagtttgaaatttgatttttttttcttttttatcgaAAAAATTATTGTTAACATACGTATcctttgataacaaaaaaaatttagttaaaataagccaaaatttatcttatttagtatttattaattactgtaacaattaataaatactaaataaaacaagttctgttttttttttctagtatTATCGATCCTAAAAATACTTGTTAATTAGTTTTAATGTtaccaaaatagaaaattttaataGGAAATACAATTATGTTTTTTTAGAAGAATTTAGATCTTCTAAAGTGATAAAGTAAGTTAGTATATAAAGCGATAAATTGAGAGGTCAATTACTATTAAATTTGTAACTCCATAAAATGTGTGTTCCACTATCTTAATTTAAAAGTGATTTAGTAATTGAAaatatttggtaaaaaaaatactAGCCAAAAatagttagaatttattttatttagtattcattaatattaattgttgcaacaattaattaatgttaaataaggcaaattttgattttttttctattttctagcATTACTATTTAATAATTTACTTCTTACTTTATAAACTTTCTCACTTTAATTTAGAGGATCTTGATCATTTATAAAAGGAGTAAACTATTAAAATAGTTTTCGATGTTAATATCAGATAAAATTACtccaaaagatataaaataataaacaaggctttgaaaaattaaaaaaaagagataaaaataacaaaatattaataatatatttgCAAAAAAAACGTTAAAGattaaattttgatataattttgtAAACATCANNNNNNNNNNNNNNNNNNNNNNNNNNNNNNNNNNNNNNNNNNNNNNNNNNNNNNNNNNNNNNNNNNNNNNNNagtgcagtcgacttcacgtgaagttgatagttgagagctgtGAGATGGTTtgctgatttgactaaatttttatctaacgactctcactatcaatttcacgtgaagtctattgcacctgagtttccactaaataaaaattacacaatTAATAATGTAAGAGAATATGTAAGAGTACAAACGAACCAATCACTATACTCCATGTGGCTTTCTAGAGGGGGTGCGACCTTTTTCCGTGAAAACTATTCAGTGAATGCCTACATAAGACTAACGGTCAGATCGTCTCTTCGACAATAATGAGGATTCAGGGATCCCAGAAGGTCCACGTGTACGGTAGATTCGAGTGTTTGATATATGGTAAGTTTATAGGGTGCCGCACTATATCTTTGATCCCACACTCCCACTTTACTCGTAAACCTCATTTCTTAATCCTACAACACAACTTCGTTTTCGTAACTGTCGCTTTCTCCGACGGAGTTCCAACCACCGGAAAATTCTCCGGCGAATATCTCCGGCTCGGCGACTGTTAGTCTCCGCCGTTCGCCGCGGTGATCGATTGTCCGTTTTCTCGGTTCCATTTCCTCACTCtagttttttttgtttgttgGTAAATTGCTACTGTTTttgaaattcacatttttttttgtCAACTGTGGTAAATTACtactttgaattttattttattttttttaaattttgtggtCATTGTGGTGGAAGCGTGATTTTGAAGTATCCAACGAGAGAATGGTGAGTAGAAGATTCTAACCAAGCAATTATTCTGATTCGTATTTGCATGCATATGCTGTGTTTGTTGAAGtgtgcattttttttttcactgaATATAGTAATGTTTTTGTTCTTTGATTGGCaccattttataatttatatcaagtgcgcttcagattttaatttttttgcattttAAATTGGGGGCCCCTTGATATATGATGATATTGTATATATGTTTCTGGGAAGCTAGTTTCTTTTgggttaaataaattaaatttatcatGTTGCTCGGTTCATCATACTAATtcctgattttttttttcttatatgaaAGTGTCACCACGTGGTAATGAATAATGTGACTGATGCGAGATATATATGTTAGTATGTATGCCTGAAATGAAATGGAGTCCATAATGTAACTTCAATTAAAATTCTAGTGTTTTAATAACTGAGGCTTGTTGGTGAAGAAATTTGTTTGGGAAGTTTGGTTTAAGATGTATAAAATTAGACTCTTATATAAATTTGTGACGATCTCTTATAAACGCATGAAATATCTTGCTTTTTCTGGTAGATTCTTTCATTGATGATAATGAGGTTAACTGTATGATGTTAAACTGCATGCATAGAATAATATCAACTTATATATGAGCTTGATTTTGAAGTTGCAAGGATAAATACTTTGTTGAACCAGATACATATGTTGTGGTCTTTGTTTTTTCCTGTTTTCTTCAGCTGGTCTGTTTTTTGATATTGCAAGTTCAGTCAACAAGAAAACCACTCTAAGCTTTTTTTTCCAGTCTTTTCAGCATAAAAGCTTATGGCTGCCACGGGATTCTGGCTGCTTTGCTGGAGAAAATTTGGGGTATGAGAATTCTTCCAGAGTTGAACAAAAGCGTGACCATCAGTGGTTTATGAATACAGGTGAACCAGAAACATTCAGCAACAAGAAACAAGCAGTTGAAGCAATTGGTGGTAATCCATTTTCAGGAGTTTCCCATGTGAATGTTTCTCCATGGGACACCAATTCAGGGTTTCACTCTGTCACAGGTCAATTTTCTGACCGGCTCTTTGGATCTGATCCTCGACGGGCAATCAATTTGGTTGATAAAAATCTGCTATCAACTGGAAGTGGAAGTTTGAATGTGGCTAGGAGGGATGTTGAGAATCAATTTCGTAATGAACAATCTTCTGGCTTGTCAAGATCTCATGCCATTGCAGACACTTCATCAGATCCCAATTTTGGTGGCATCAGAAAGGTTAAAGTCAATCAAGTCAGGGATTCTTACAATCTCTTGCCTGCTTCCATAGGGCACCCATATAGTAGGGCAGATAGTAGTACAATTTCAATAGGTACAGGCCACAATAGGAATGATGCGAACATATCGTTGGGATCAGCTTATAATAATGGGAATGACAATATCATTGCAATGGTCAGTGGAATAAGCAACACCAATAACAATTCTATTTCAATGGATCGTCCCTTCAATAAAGCCGATGGGAGTTTTATGCTGATGAACCAGAAGTATGGCTTGTCAATGAGTCAGCCCTTTAACAGGGCAGATTTTGTACCCATGGATCAGTCATATTCAAAGGGGCATGAGAACTTCATACCAACAGGTCCAACTTACAGTAAACCAGGAGAAAATTTCATAAACATCAGTCCTTTCTATGGCAAGGGCCTTGAGAATTTGGTATCCATGGGTCCAACATATATTAGTACCGATTCAAACATCCCACCAACATTGACCCCATTTGAGACTGGAAATTCTAGCTCTTTCCTAGCAGGTCACAACTATAATAAGGGTGTGAGTGGTACCATGCCCTTCATTGCTTTTACTAGTAATCCTGAGTCCAATCCCTCTGGTGGAATCACAAACGGCTATAATCTATTGATGGGCGATCAGATTAATCCAAATGCCGAACAACCTGTAAATAATACTCAAACAGCTAATACTCAAATTGATACTACACAGAAGAACAAAGAGAAGAAAACCAAGAAGGCTTCATCTAACAACTTCCCTTCAAATGTCAAAAGTTTGTTGTCAACTGGTATTTTTGATG is a window encoding:
- the LOC107635645 gene encoding probable WRKY transcription factor protein 1 isoform X2, producing the protein MHKSLWLPRDSGCFAGENLGYENSSRVEQKRDHQWFMNTGEPETFSNKKQAVEAIGGNPFSGVSHVNVSPWDTNSGFHSVTGQFSDRLFGSDPRRAINLVDKNLLSTGSGSLNVARRDVENQFRNEQSSGLSRSHAIADTSSDPNFGGIRKVKVNQVRDSYNLLPASIGHPYSRADSSTISIGTGHNRNDANISLGSAYNNGNDNIIAMVSGISNTNNNSISMDRPFNKADGSFMLMNQKYGLSMSQPFNRADFVPMDQSYSKGHENFIPTGPTYSKPGENFINISPFYGKGLENLVSMGPTYISTDSNIPPTLTPFETGNSSSFLAGHNYNKGVSGTMPFIAFTSNPESNPSGGITNGYNLLMGDQINPNAEQPVNNTQTANTQIDTTQKNKEKKTKKASSNNFPSNVKSLLSTGIFDGVVVKYVSWSREKSLGAVIKGTGYVCSCDDCKESKCLNAYEFERHAGAKTKHPNNHIYFENGKTVYGVVQELKNTPQEMLFDAIQNVTGTTINEKNFSSWKASYQAATKELQRIYGADEVIITQS
- the LOC107635645 gene encoding probable WRKY transcription factor protein 1 isoform X1 codes for the protein MSFQHKSLWLPRDSGCFAGENLGYENSSRVEQKRDHQWFMNTGEPETFSNKKQAVEAIGGNPFSGVSHVNVSPWDTNSGFHSVTGQFSDRLFGSDPRRAINLVDKNLLSTGSGSLNVARRDVENQFRNEQSSGLSRSHAIADTSSDPNFGGIRKVKVNQVRDSYNLLPASIGHPYSRADSSTISIGTGHNRNDANISLGSAYNNGNDNIIAMVSGISNTNNNSISMDRPFNKADGSFMLMNQKYGLSMSQPFNRADFVPMDQSYSKGHENFIPTGPTYSKPGENFINISPFYGKGLENLVSMGPTYISTDSNIPPTLTPFETGNSSSFLAGHNYNKGVSGTMPFIAFTSNPESNPSGGITNGYNLLMGDQINPNAEQPVNNTQTANTQIDTTQKNKEKKTKKASSNNFPSNVKSLLSTGIFDGVVVKYVSWSREKSLGAVIKGTGYVCSCDDCKESKCLNAYEFERHAGAKTKHPNNHIYFENGKTVYGVVQELKNTPQEMLFDAIQNVTGTTINEKNFSSWKASYQAATKELQRIYGADEVIITQS
- the LOC107635645 gene encoding probable WRKY transcription factor protein 1 isoform X3, encoding MNTGEPETFSNKKQAVEAIGGNPFSGVSHVNVSPWDTNSGFHSVTGQFSDRLFGSDPRRAINLVDKNLLSTGSGSLNVARRDVENQFRNEQSSGLSRSHAIADTSSDPNFGGIRKVKVNQVRDSYNLLPASIGHPYSRADSSTISIGTGHNRNDANISLGSAYNNGNDNIIAMVSGISNTNNNSISMDRPFNKADGSFMLMNQKYGLSMSQPFNRADFVPMDQSYSKGHENFIPTGPTYSKPGENFINISPFYGKGLENLVSMGPTYISTDSNIPPTLTPFETGNSSSFLAGHNYNKGVSGTMPFIAFTSNPESNPSGGITNGYNLLMGDQINPNAEQPVNNTQTANTQIDTTQKNKEKKTKKASSNNFPSNVKSLLSTGIFDGVVVKYVSWSREKSLGAVIKGTGYVCSCDDCKESKCLNAYEFERHAGAKTKHPNNHIYFENGKTVYGVVQELKNTPQEMLFDAIQNVTGTTINEKNFSSWKASYQAATKELQRIYGADEVIITQS